The genomic window CGCCGCCGCGAGCGCCTTGCGAACCGCCTCGGTGGCCTTGCCGTCGACCGCCGGCGCACCCACCGCGACGATCAACGCGGGACCGTGCGGGCCCTCGTAGCGGCCGCCGACCCTGGTCCGACCGGCGCCCGGGCGCACCCGGACCGGCACCGACACCCCGCTCGAGGCCGCCGGGTCACGGCCTTGCACGCTCAAAACGGCACACTCAACGCTGCTGGGCCACGGCCGCGACGAGACGGTCCACCGGCCGGCACAGGCCGCACGGGCTGAAGCCGAGCTCGACCGCCTCGTTCACCGGCAGCGGCTCGGTCAGCCGGCCGACCAGGTGCGGGCAGTCAGCCATGTGGTAGCGGGGCCGCCCGTCGACCACCAGCACCTCGGTGTCGAACCGCGCGACAAGCACCGCGTCGGCCGGCCGCACCGACTGCGGCAGCGGCTCGTCGTCGGGATCGTCGTCGTCCGGTTCGGCGAACTCGTCGGCCTGCTCGGCCGGGTCCGCGGCGACCGGGGCGGCGGGACGCCACGCCTGCTCGTCCTCATCGGATCGCAGCGGCGACGGGCCGGAATCAGCCGCGGAGTCAGAATCGGCATAGTCTGCGCCGGACGGCCCGGAGGGCTCCGGCCGGTCACCCGAACGGGTGGCGGTGTCGCGAGAACCGGCCGCACGGGCCTCCGCCACCTCGTCCTCGGACGGCGCCTCCCACCTGCGGGATTCGCCTGCGGGGGCGGCATGGGTTGCGGGAGAATCTTCGGCGAAGGCGACCGGCTCGTCGGACTCGGGGTCACGACGGCCGGGCCGGAACGGCGCCTTGAGCCGTCGCGCGGCGGCCTGCCGGGTGCCGATGACAAGAGCGACCGCGGCCAGCAGGCTGACCACGATCGAGGTTATGAGAAGGCTGCTCGACCCGTTGACCAGGCCCAGCGCGAGAAACAGAACCGCGACGGGGATGAGCAGAAGACTAGCAACGATCATGGCTCATCCTCGTCGCGGTGCGGGGCTGCGGTCAGCGACCCGATTCGATGGAGGGGGTTCGGCCGCCGCTGTAGGAGCTGGCCAGGCCGGCCGCGGCGAGACCGCCGGAACCGCCCACGGCCCGGTTGGAGTCGGCCCGCGTCAGCTCGGCCTCGAGCCCCTGACCACGACCGTCGAGGTCGCGCAGCTGGCTCTCCAGGTAGGCCTTCAGCCTCGTGCGGTACTCCCGCTCGAACTGCTTCAGCTCCTCGATGTGCTTCTGCAACGCGGTCCGCTTCGCGTCCAGGCCGCCCATGGCCTCCTGGTGCCGCTGACGGGCGTCGCGCTCGAGGGCGTCGGCCTTGGCCCGGGCCTCCCGGGTGACCTCCTCCGCCTTCGAACGGGCGTCGGAGAGGAGCTTGTCGGCCTCGCGCCGGGCGTCGGCGACGTGGTCGTCGGCGGTGCGCTGGGCCATCATCAGGACCCGCAGGGCCTGCTGCTCGCCGTCCGCACCGGCGGGGCTAGCACCGGGGCCGGGGCCCTGCGCGCGAACCTGCTCCAGCTCGGCCTGCATCTGGCGGGCGGCCTGCTCAGCCGCGGTCTTGTCCCGCTGAACGCGGTCCAGTTGGGCTTTCAGGTCGTTGAGCTCGGCTGCCAGGCGGGGGTCGGCGCCGGGCCCGGCGGGAGCACCACCGCGGCCGCCGCGTTCCACCTGGGCGCGCAGCTCGTTGTTCTCCTCGATCAGACGGGCGAGTTCGCGCTCCACCTCGTCTAGGAAAGCGTCGACCTCCTCCTCGTCATACCCCCGCTTGCCGATCGGGGGCTTCTTGAAGGCGACGTTATGAACGTCGGCCGGGGTCAGCGGCATCGAAACTCCTCGGGTCAGTCGCGGCCGCGGTTGGGGCTGCTGTCTAGCGCTATTGCTGCAGGATCAGTCTTGCAAGTACCAAGTCCGTGAGCACGAACAGGATAACCAGCAGCACGATGGAAGCCAGGTCCAAACTCACGTTACCAATGCGCAGCGGTGGGATCACACGCCTCAACGCCCTGAGGGGTGGATCCGTGACGCTCCACACGGCTTCGAGAGAGGCTGAAGCGCCCCGGCCCGGCTGCCAGCGCCGTCCGTACTGGAGCACCGCACTCAGCACGAACCTGGTGAGCAGCACGATGGTGAAGAGATACAGCAATATGTAGAGGATCTGTAACACGATCGACAGCACGTCAGGTGGATCCCTCGTTCGGGTCAATCACGGTCGAAGGCGGCCCAGAGCCCGGTCAGCCCTGGGTGAAGAAGCCACCTTCTGCGATCTTGGCCTTGTCCTCCGCGGTGACCTGGACGTTCGCCGGAGAGAGCAGGAAGACCCGGTTGGTGACGCGCTCGATCGTACCCCGCAGGCCGAAGGCCAGCCCGGCGGCGAAGTCGACCAGGCGACGGGCGTCCGACTCGTCCATCTCGGTGAGATTGATGATCACCGGGACGCCGTCGCGGAAGTGCTCGCCGATCGTCCGCGCCTCCCGGTACGTGGTCGGATGCAGCGTGGTGATCTGGTACCGCTGCTCGTCCTCGGCCGGGCGCTGGTGGACCACCGGCTGAGGGCGGACCGGCTCCGGCTTGAGGGCCACGTTGTCCCGGGTGGGGTACGTCAGGGCGTTGGACTGCTCGGCAGCCGCCGACGGCCGGGTGATGGAGCGGACGCTCGCCCGATCGAGGCGCTCGCTGTCATCCCGGTCACGGTGGTCACGGTCGAGGTCCCCCCGGGGGGTGGAGACGCGGTCGCGGTCACGGCGGTCGGCACGTGCCCGCGGGACGGCGCGCTCCTCCTCTTCCTCGTCGTCGGTGAACTCGTCGGAGTAGCGGTCGGTGGAGTAGCGGTCCCGATCACGGTCGCGGTCCCGATCACGGTCCCGGTCGCGATCCCGGTCACGTTCCCGCGAACGGTAGGAACTCTCCCGGTAACCACGGTCGTCATACCCGCGGTCGTCGTCCTCCTCGACGAGGCCGAGCCAGACGCCCGCCTTGCGAAACGCGCCGCCGCTCATGCCTTCTCCCCCTCTCGGGAGTCACCAGCGCGAACCATCGACGGCATGAGCTCCTTTCGGTCGCTGATGCCATCACACCCCTGCCGAGAGTCCATGCCCCCACCTCCGTCCGCT from Actinoplanes derwentensis includes these protein-coding regions:
- a CDS encoding DivIVA domain-containing protein, which translates into the protein MPLTPADVHNVAFKKPPIGKRGYDEEEVDAFLDEVERELARLIEENNELRAQVERGGRGGAPAGPGADPRLAAELNDLKAQLDRVQRDKTAAEQAARQMQAELEQVRAQGPGPGASPAGADGEQQALRVLMMAQRTADDHVADARREADKLLSDARSKAEEVTREARAKADALERDARQRHQEAMGGLDAKRTALQKHIEELKQFEREYRTRLKAYLESQLRDLDGRGQGLEAELTRADSNRAVGGSGGLAAAGLASSYSGGRTPSIESGR
- a CDS encoding DUF167 domain-containing protein gives rise to the protein MSVQGRDPAASSGVSVPVRVRPGAGRTRVGGRYEGPHGPALIVAVGAPAVDGKATEAVRKALAAALKLRPAAVVLRLGATSRDKVFTVTAADREWEARLTALRDDAA
- a CDS encoding YggT family protein, with the protein product MLSIVLQILYILLYLFTIVLLTRFVLSAVLQYGRRWQPGRGASASLEAVWSVTDPPLRALRRVIPPLRIGNVSLDLASIVLLVILFVLTDLVLARLILQQ
- a CDS encoding cell division protein SepF — translated: MSGGAFRKAGVWLGLVEEDDDRGYDDRGYRESSYRSRERDRDRDRDRDRDRDRDRDRYSTDRYSDEFTDDEEEEERAVPRARADRRDRDRVSTPRGDLDRDHRDRDDSERLDRASVRSITRPSAAAEQSNALTYPTRDNVALKPEPVRPQPVVHQRPAEDEQRYQITTLHPTTYREARTIGEHFRDGVPVIINLTEMDESDARRLVDFAAGLAFGLRGTIERVTNRVFLLSPANVQVTAEDKAKIAEGGFFTQG